From Arcobacter sp. CECT 8986, a single genomic window includes:
- a CDS encoding LysR family transcriptional regulator, producing the protein MDSHLLKVFVAVAKKGNISQAAIELDCAQSNVTSRIKQLEKNLDIKLFNRVSKGVKLTYEGEKLYPDAVEIIHKLEEAEAKIKNLNKQEILKVSSTQVNAPIRLVPFISKLKKDFPEKKIELYTNTSLLVIDSILNYDVDIGFICGKTEHKDIKILKEFEEELYIVEALNDNIQNCVFTYIDSCIYYIYLASLLRNEGNNDFETVTIENYETILACVELGMGRAILPINLIKKYGYENKLKLKKVDDSNTNFSTCLICRKDNEPNEINYFKNIEL; encoded by the coding sequence ATGGATTCACATTTATTAAAAGTATTTGTAGCAGTTGCAAAAAAAGGCAATATATCACAAGCTGCTATAGAATTAGATTGTGCCCAATCTAATGTAACATCTAGAATTAAACAATTAGAAAAGAACTTAGACATAAAACTATTTAACAGAGTATCAAAAGGTGTAAAACTAACATATGAGGGAGAAAAGTTATACCCAGATGCTGTTGAAATTATTCATAAACTTGAAGAAGCAGAAGCAAAAATAAAAAATCTAAACAAACAAGAGATATTAAAAGTATCATCTACACAAGTAAATGCTCCGATAAGACTTGTACCTTTTATTTCAAAATTAAAAAAAGATTTTCCAGAAAAAAAAATAGAACTTTATACAAACACATCTTTATTGGTAATTGACTCAATTCTCAATTATGATGTAGATATTGGATTTATATGTGGAAAAACTGAACATAAAGATATAAAAATTTTAAAAGAGTTTGAAGAAGAATTATATATAGTAGAAGCCTTAAATGACAATATTCAAAACTGCGTATTTACTTATATTGATTCTTGTATCTATTATATATATTTAGCATCATTGTTAAGAAATGAAGGTAATAATGATTTTGAAACGGTAACAATTGAAAATTATGAAACTATTTTAGCTTGTGTTGAACTTGGGATGGGAAGAGCAATACTACCAATAAACTTGATTAAAAAATATGGATATGAAAATAAACTAAAATTAAAAAAAGTTGATGATTCAAACACAAATTTTTCTACTTGTTTAATCTGTAGAAAAGACAATGAACCTAATGAAATCAATTATTTTAAAAATATAGAATTATAA
- a CDS encoding gamma-glutamylcyclotransferase family protein: MEKLFIYGTLAPGIPNEHKLSDIKGVWKEATVKGRLHQEGWGAQMGYPGIVLDETAQSVQGFLFSSDELYKKWELLDSFEGDEYQRTLTKVQLSDGTIEEAFIYELNQK; this comes from the coding sequence TTGGAAAAACTATTTATATATGGAACACTTGCACCTGGAATACCAAATGAACATAAACTAAGTGATATAAAAGGAGTTTGGAAAGAAGCAACAGTAAAAGGAAGACTTCACCAAGAAGGATGGGGAGCACAGATGGGATATCCTGGAATTGTTTTAGATGAAACTGCCCAAAGTGTTCAAGGATTTTTATTTAGTTCAGATGAACTTTACAAAAAGTGGGAGCTTTTAGATTCTTTTGAAGGAGATGAATATCAAAGAACACTTACAAAAGTACAACTTAGTGATGGCACTATTGAAGAAGCATTTATTTATGAATTGAATCAAAAGTAA
- a CDS encoding LysE family translocator, which produces MPAIEVLLTFTLATLIMHISPGPSNLYVMARSISQGVPGGIVAALGLAVGGLFHVLATVLGLAAIFKHSPTLYIIIKLLGAFYLIYLGIKYFKSSFENSEVQETKKSSYKPLSRIFFESILIELTNPKTALFFIAFLPQFVNPEIGSVSFQLLIFGIIVVVSAIPCDFLVAIFSSKVSALIKKSKKAQQIQERVSASILFGLGSYIGIKELRSI; this is translated from the coding sequence ATGCCAGCAATAGAAGTATTATTAACTTTTACACTTGCAACATTAATTATGCATATTTCTCCAGGACCTTCAAACTTATATGTAATGGCAAGATCAATATCTCAAGGAGTACCAGGTGGAATTGTTGCAGCACTTGGTTTAGCAGTAGGTGGACTTTTCCATGTTCTTGCAACAGTTTTGGGTTTGGCAGCCATATTTAAACACTCTCCAACTTTGTATATTATTATTAAGCTTTTAGGGGCATTTTATTTGATTTATTTAGGAATTAAATATTTTAAGTCAAGCTTTGAGAACAGTGAAGTGCAAGAGACTAAAAAATCAAGTTATAAACCTCTATCAAGAATATTTTTTGAAAGTATTTTAATAGAATTAACAAATCCAAAAACAGCTCTATTTTTCATAGCCTTTTTACCTCAGTTTGTAAATCCAGAAATTGGTTCTGTTTCATTTCAATTATTGATTTTTGGGATTATTGTAGTGGTTTCTGCAATTCCATGTGACTTTTTAGTTGCAATATTTTCAAGTAAAGTGTCTGCTCTTATCAAAAAAAGTAAAAAAGCACAACAAATACAAGAAAGAGTTTCTGCTTCAATTTTGTTTGGACTTGGTTCTTACATTGGAATTAAAGAATTGAGAAGTATTTAA
- a CDS encoding AraC family transcriptional regulator has product MNKFDYKNKLEITALKANISDFTQKRHFHEEFSLGVTLNNTQLNSIADSSNLIDKNAVMLFNPNEVHECTLGKYKDGVDYVMLYLKPELIFEALEKKEIFRFDSPIIYNEKIKNDILSLSSAILNQKEESVCSELYLNLVDNFRAEDLISKYKNENEFIKKAKEIIYYELDDVLDLEQISKELNLSRFQFIRLFKSNTGITPYQYFLNMKLIHAKKHLDKTKDLYETLVEYGFSDLSHFNRHFKKTFGITAYEYISK; this is encoded by the coding sequence ATGAACAAATTTGATTATAAAAATAAATTAGAGATCACTGCATTAAAAGCTAATATTTCTGATTTTACTCAAAAGAGACATTTTCATGAAGAGTTTTCGCTAGGAGTAACTTTAAATAATACACAGCTAAATAGTATTGCTGATTCTTCTAATTTAATTGATAAAAATGCAGTTATGCTTTTTAATCCCAATGAAGTTCATGAATGTACTTTAGGAAAGTATAAAGATGGAGTAGATTATGTTATGCTTTATCTCAAGCCAGAACTTATTTTTGAAGCACTAGAAAAAAAAGAGATTTTTAGATTTGATTCACCTATTATTTATAATGAAAAAATCAAAAATGACATTTTATCTTTAAGTAGTGCAATATTAAATCAAAAAGAGGAATCAGTTTGTAGCGAACTTTATCTAAATCTTGTGGATAACTTTAGAGCAGAAGATTTGATTTCAAAATATAAAAATGAAAATGAATTTATAAAAAAAGCAAAAGAGATAATTTACTATGAACTTGATGATGTTCTTGATTTAGAACAAATCTCAAAAGAATTGAATCTTTCAAGATTTCAATTTATAAGATTGTTTAAATCAAATACTGGAATTACGCCTTATCAATATTTTTTAAATATGAAACTAATTCATGCAAAAAAGCATCTTGATAAAACAAAAGATTTATATGAAACCCTCGTAGAATATGGTTTTTCAGACCTTTCACATTTTAATAGACACTTCAAAAAAACATTTGGAATAACTGCATACGAATATATTTCAAAATAA
- a CDS encoding DMT family transporter: MMSLLGTTVYYYFFIKASSLLLSGVTGALSGSIPLFTYILAILFLKEEKINFIKIVGIFVGLVGVVLIAKPYDANLLEANLEGIISIILGSLILGMSFVYAKKFITPLKIHFAALTTYQLGFALILLVFITDYNGITSVVSDTHVFLGLIIGLGLLGTGLAYIIYYYLIENLGAVNASSVTYIPPVVALLIGYFLVGENITFVDVIATLLIFSGVFIINKKR, translated from the coding sequence ATGATGTCATTGCTTGGAACAACTGTATACTACTACTTTTTTATAAAAGCTTCATCTTTACTTTTATCAGGTGTTACAGGAGCCTTAAGTGGTTCAATCCCTTTGTTTACTTATATTCTAGCTATTCTTTTTCTGAAAGAGGAAAAAATAAATTTTATTAAAATCGTAGGAATATTTGTAGGGTTAGTTGGTGTTGTTCTTATTGCGAAGCCCTATGATGCAAATTTATTAGAAGCTAATTTAGAAGGTATCATCTCAATAATTTTAGGCTCTTTAATTTTAGGAATGTCATTTGTATATGCAAAAAAATTTATAACTCCTTTAAAAATACATTTTGCTGCATTAACTACTTATCAACTGGGATTTGCATTAATTTTATTGGTTTTTATTACTGATTATAATGGAATTACAAGTGTAGTATCAGACACTCATGTATTTTTAGGTTTGATAATAGGATTGGGATTATTAGGTACAGGTTTAGCATATATTATATACTATTACTTAATCGAAAATCTTGGAGCTGTAAATGCATCATCGGTTACATATATTCCACCTGTAGTTGCTCTTCTTATTGGATATTTTTTAGTTGGAGAAAACATTACCTTTGTAGATGTTATTGCAACACTGCTTATATTTTCAGGAGTATTTATAATAAACAAAAAGAGATAA